A region of Oryctolagus cuniculus chromosome 3, mOryCun1.1, whole genome shotgun sequence DNA encodes the following proteins:
- the OPN1SW gene encoding short-wave-sensitive opsin 1, which produces MSEEEEFYLFKNLSSVRPWDGPQYHIAPRWAFHLQAAFMGFVFFVGTPLNAMVLVATLRYKKLRQPLNYILVNISLAGFLACIFSVFNVFVASCYGYFVFGRFVCALEAFTGSAAGLVTGWSLAFLALERYIIICKPFGNFRFSSKHALLVVLVTWTIGVGVSIPPFFGWSRFIPEGLQCSCGPDWYTVGTKYRSEYYTWFLFIFCFIIPLSIICFSYAQLLRTLRAVAAQQQESATTQKAEREVSRMVVVMVGSFCVCYVPYASLAMYMVNNRNHGLDLRLVTIPAFFSKSSCVYNPIIYCFMNKQFRGCIMEMVCGKPMTDDSDVSSAQKTEVSTVSSSRVGPN; this is translated from the exons ATGTCAGAGGAAGAGGAGTTTTATCTGTTCAAGAACCTCTCCTCGGTGCGGCCGTGGGATGGACCTCAGTACCACATCGCCCCTAGGTGGGCCTTCCACCTCCAGGCAGCCTTCATGGGTTTTGTCTTCTTCGTAGGGACACCCCTCAACGCCATGGTGCTGGTGGCCACGCTGCGCTACAAGAAGTTGCGGCAGCCACTCAACTACATTCTGGTCAACATATCCCTGGCAGGCTTCCTCGCCTGCATCTTCTCCGTCTTCAATGTCTTCGTCGCCAGCTGTTACGGCTACTTCGTCTTTGGCCGCTTTGTCTGTGCTTTGGAGGCGTTCACGGGCTCTGCCGCAG GTCTGGTGACAGGCTGGTCATTGGCCTTCCTGGCCTTGGAGCGCTACATTATCATCTGTAAGCCCTTCGGCAACTTCCGCTTCAGCTCCAAGCACGCGCTGTTAGTGGTCCTGGTGACCTGGACCATTGGCGTCGGCGTCTCCATCCCGCCGTTCTTTGGCTGGAGCCG GTTCATCCCGGAGGGCCTGCAGTGTTCCTGCGGCCCCGACTGGTACACCGTGGGCACCAAGTACCGCAGCGAGTACTACACCTGGTTCCTCTTCATCTTCTGCTTTATCATACCTCTTTCCATCATCTGCTTCTCGTACGCTCAGCTGCTGAGGACGCTCCGGGCT gTTGCGGCTCAGCAGCAGGAGTCAGCAACTACCCAGAAGGCCGAGCGGGAAGTGAGTCGCATGGTGGTGGTCATGGTGGGGTCCTTTTGTGTCTGCTACGTGCCCTACGCTTCCTTGGCCATGTATATGGTCAACAACCGGAACCACGGGCTGGATTTACGGCTCGTCACCATTCCTGCCTTCTTCTCCAAGAGTTCTTGTGTCTACAAccccatcatctactgcttcatgaataagcag TTCCGAGGCTGCATCATGGAGATGGTGTGCGGGAAGCCCATGACCGACGATTCTGACGTGTCCAGTGCGCAGAAGACGGAAGTTTCCACCGTTTCTTCCAGCAGAGTTGGCCCCAACTAA